The following coding sequences are from one Candidatus Borreliella tachyglossi window:
- the nrdF gene encoding class 1b ribonucleoside-diphosphate reductase subunit beta produces MSNREAINWNRLNNGFTKMFWDQNVRQFWVDEEIPLSDDKLVWGTLSPEERDVYEKVLGGLTLLDTEQGSVGMPKIALAIDNLDYKPVLGFMGAMEHMHAKSYSSIFSSLSNIDRIDNIFAWVKNYRNFQDKLDLILGRYNNIHDRMSLYKALCTSVFLETFLFYSGFFYPLYLAGQGKMINSGEIINLILRDESVHGVFVGLLAQEELGKMTVREQEFARKETIFILEKLYDLERVYTKELYSSIGLEVPVDIFVRYNADKALMNLGFDPMFNIRDVDVNPLVLNGLRTHTKTHDFFSTKGNGYIKPMRVETLQDDDFA; encoded by the coding sequence ATGAGTAATAGGGAGGCTATTAATTGGAATAGGTTAAATAATGGGTTTACTAAAATGTTTTGGGATCAAAATGTACGGCAATTTTGGGTGGATGAAGAGATTCCACTATCTGATGATAAGCTGGTTTGGGGAACGCTTTCACCAGAAGAGAGGGATGTTTATGAGAAGGTTTTAGGGGGACTTACTTTACTTGATACTGAGCAGGGATCTGTTGGTATGCCGAAGATAGCTTTGGCTATAGACAACTTGGATTACAAGCCAGTTCTTGGATTTATGGGTGCTATGGAGCATATGCATGCAAAAAGCTATAGTAGCATATTCTCAAGTTTATCTAATATAGACCGTATAGATAATATATTTGCTTGGGTTAAAAATTATAGGAATTTTCAAGATAAGTTAGATTTAATTTTAGGTCGGTATAATAATATTCATGACAGAATGAGTTTATATAAGGCTTTGTGTACTTCTGTGTTTCTTGAAACGTTTTTGTTTTACTCTGGATTTTTCTATCCGCTTTATCTTGCCGGTCAAGGTAAGATGATAAATAGTGGTGAGATTATTAATTTAATATTGAGAGATGAATCGGTGCATGGCGTATTTGTGGGTCTTCTGGCACAGGAAGAACTTGGAAAGATGACCGTGCGAGAGCAAGAATTTGCACGCAAAGAGACTATCTTTATTTTAGAAAAACTTTATGATCTGGAGCGAGTGTATACTAAGGAGTTGTATTCTTCTATTGGCCTTGAGGTGCCAGTTGATATTTTTGTTCGTTATAATGCTGATAAGGCTTTGATGAACTTGGGGTTTGATCCTATGTTTAATATTAGGGATGTTGATGTTAATCCTTTAGTTTTAAATGGGCTTAGAACTCACACGAAAACGCATGATTTTTTCTCTACTAAGGGTAATGGATATATAAAACCTATGAGGGTTGAAACTTTACAAGACGATGATTTTGCATAA
- the nrdE gene encoding class 1b ribonucleoside-diphosphate reductase subunit alpha, producing MRHLELNNEIMVLKDGFYQLEKDLEALDVFLEEIENRSLKFENPNERIRYLIDNNFYEDFYKSYSEEQILEIYELVRLENFSFKSYMSASKFYRDYALKMNDGKTYLETYEDRIIAVSLSIACGDFDFARSLAVEMIKQRYQPATPTFLNSGKKVRGELVSCFLLEVGDSLNSITFNISSAMQLSKIGGGVALNLSNLRARGEEIRGICNVAKGIIPVMKLLEDGFSYADQMGQRKGAGAVYLNIFHYDIEDFLDTKKINADEKSRIQTLSLGVIIPDKFFDIAKRGENFYAFAPYSLYKATGKYINEIDLDVEYDSLAGNPNIVKKELSARDMLIRIAKLQFESGYPYIMYSSACNLNNPLKGLGRVKMSNLCTEIFQIQTPSTIGDYGDEDQIGYDISCILGSLNIVNVVNSSLEHTVDTAMRALTAVVNIADIRNAPSIRKANDEYHSVGLGAMNLHGFLIKNKIPYESAEARDFVRTFFMLLNFYSLKSSMNIAKEKGETFRDFKKSEYYNGNYFNMYLCEDFAPQTDAVKAIFKDLQIPGTSDWADLKDEIRVHGLYHSYRLAVAPTQSISYIQNATTSLMPIVEPVESRVYGNSTTYYPMPYLSRQTATLYKSAYYMDMTKLIDLISEAQRHVDQGISTLLYVTNETSTRELVRLYIYAKNKGLKSLYYTRNKNLSVDECILCAI from the coding sequence ATGAGGCATTTAGAATTAAATAATGAGATTATGGTTTTAAAGGATGGATTTTATCAATTAGAAAAAGATCTTGAGGCTTTAGATGTTTTTTTGGAAGAAATTGAGAACAGATCTTTGAAATTTGAAAATCCAAACGAGAGAATACGTTATTTAATAGATAATAATTTTTATGAGGATTTTTATAAAAGTTATTCTGAAGAGCAAATACTTGAGATATATGAACTTGTAAGGCTTGAGAATTTCTCTTTTAAATCTTATATGAGTGCTTCAAAGTTTTACCGCGACTATGCTTTAAAAATGAATGATGGTAAGACTTATTTAGAAACCTATGAGGATAGAATAATTGCTGTTAGTTTATCTATTGCCTGCGGGGACTTTGATTTTGCGAGATCACTTGCAGTGGAGATGATTAAGCAGCGGTATCAGCCTGCAACTCCTACATTTCTAAACTCGGGGAAGAAAGTTAGAGGCGAGCTTGTATCGTGCTTCTTGCTTGAGGTGGGAGATTCTTTAAATAGCATTACATTTAATATTTCATCAGCTATGCAACTTTCCAAGATTGGTGGTGGTGTTGCTTTAAATCTTTCAAATCTTAGAGCTAGAGGTGAGGAAATAAGAGGTATTTGTAATGTTGCAAAGGGTATTATTCCTGTTATGAAACTCTTAGAAGATGGATTTAGTTATGCAGATCAAATGGGTCAGAGGAAGGGTGCTGGGGCTGTATATTTGAACATTTTTCATTATGATATAGAAGATTTCCTAGACACAAAGAAAATAAATGCGGATGAGAAAAGTCGTATTCAAACATTATCATTGGGAGTTATTATTCCGGATAAATTTTTCGATATTGCAAAACGTGGAGAAAATTTTTATGCATTTGCACCCTATTCCCTTTACAAGGCAACTGGCAAATATATAAATGAGATTGATCTTGATGTTGAGTATGATTCTTTAGCAGGTAATCCAAATATTGTTAAAAAAGAACTCTCTGCGCGCGACATGTTGATTCGTATTGCTAAATTACAATTTGAATCTGGATATCCTTATATAATGTATTCTTCTGCATGTAATTTAAATAATCCGCTTAAAGGGCTTGGACGCGTTAAGATGTCTAATCTTTGTACAGAGATTTTTCAAATTCAGACACCATCCACTATTGGTGATTATGGGGATGAAGATCAGATAGGGTATGATATTAGTTGTATTTTGGGTTCTCTGAATATTGTAAATGTAGTTAATAGTAGTCTTGAGCATACGGTAGATACTGCGATGAGAGCGTTAACTGCTGTTGTAAATATTGCTGATATTCGTAATGCTCCAAGCATTAGGAAGGCAAATGATGAGTATCACTCTGTTGGTCTTGGTGCTATGAATTTACATGGGTTTTTAATTAAAAATAAAATTCCTTATGAGAGTGCAGAGGCTAGAGATTTTGTTCGTACCTTTTTTATGTTATTAAATTTTTATTCTCTAAAAAGTAGTATGAATATTGCAAAAGAGAAAGGCGAGACTTTTAGAGATTTTAAGAAAAGTGAATATTATAATGGGAATTATTTTAATATGTATTTGTGCGAAGATTTTGCTCCTCAAACAGATGCAGTAAAGGCAATATTTAAAGATTTACAAATTCCTGGCACTAGTGATTGGGCTGATTTAAAAGATGAGATTAGAGTACATGGACTTTATCATTCGTATCGATTGGCTGTAGCACCAACTCAGAGCATATCTTATATTCAGAATGCTACAACATCTCTTATGCCTATTGTTGAACCTGTTGAATCTAGAGTTTATGGTAATTCTACAACATATTATCCAATGCCATATTTAAGTCGTCAAACGGCTACTTTATATAAGTCAGCTTATTATATGGATATGACGAAATTAATTGATTTAATCAGTGAGGCTCAGCGACATGTGGATCAGGGAATTAGCACCCTTCTTTATGTTACAAATGAGACTAGCACCCGAGAGCTTGTAAGACTTTATATTTATGCTAAAAATAAAGGCCTTAAGAGTTTATATTATACAAGGAATAAAAATCTATCTGTGGATGAATGTATTCTTTGTGCAATATAG
- the nrdI gene encoding class Ib ribonucleoside-diphosphate reductase assembly flavoprotein NrdI: MLVVYASKTGNVERFIVKTGLQNVLRIVSGDEIVDVPYILLTYTAPFGKVPVEVEKFLARNSALMVGVAGSGNKNWGDSFCNAVNLIKLQYNVKEILKFELAGNTYDVNDFLERVGNEAFRIK, from the coding sequence ATTTTAGTAGTTTATGCTTCAAAGACGGGTAATGTGGAGCGTTTTATTGTAAAAACTGGTCTGCAGAATGTGTTACGCATTGTATCAGGAGATGAGATTGTAGATGTGCCTTACATCTTACTTACTTACACTGCACCTTTTGGGAAGGTTCCTGTTGAGGTAGAGAAGTTTTTAGCGCGTAATTCGGCTTTGATGGTGGGTGTTGCTGGGAGTGGAAATAAAAATTGGGGTGATTCATTTTGTAATGCTGTTAATTTGATAAAACTTCAATATAATGTCAAAGAAATATTGAAGTTCGAGCTCGCGGGTAATACTTATGATGTTAATGATTTTTTAGAAAGGGTTGGTAATGAGGCATTTAGAATTAAATAA
- the thyX gene encoding FAD-dependent thymidylate synthase, whose product MHDHIAAAEEILDKEYKVLDKGFLRLIDYMGSDDRIVSAARVSYRDCKTMRNNAGLIDYLIRNEHTSPLEQVVFTFHVKAPIFVARQWMRHRTSRINEVSGRYSVMREEFYNPLKCDVKKQAATNKQGRGDEDIDANVVEALLKDLDESYKHSYNIYKNMIDSDVSREIARIGLPLSLYTEWYWQIDLNNLFRFVKLRISSHAQKEIRDYVNVILGIVELVVPLATSSFRKHILEGVILSREEVAALREALDLSRLNLSGSELKRFKIKLNLS is encoded by the coding sequence ATGCATGATCATATAGCGGCGGCAGAAGAAATATTAGACAAAGAATACAAGGTTTTAGATAAAGGCTTCTTAAGGCTTATTGACTATATGGGAAGCGATGACCGGATAGTGAGTGCGGCTAGAGTTTCTTATAGGGATTGTAAGACAATGCGAAATAATGCGGGACTTATTGATTATCTTATAAGAAATGAGCATACAAGCCCGTTGGAACAGGTAGTTTTTACTTTTCATGTAAAAGCACCTATATTTGTTGCTAGGCAGTGGATGAGACACAGAACCTCACGGATCAATGAAGTCTCGGGGCGTTATAGTGTAATGAGGGAGGAGTTTTATAATCCTTTAAAGTGTGATGTTAAGAAGCAAGCTGCAACTAATAAACAGGGTCGTGGGGATGAGGATATTGATGCTAATGTTGTTGAGGCTTTACTTAAGGATTTAGATGAGAGTTATAAGCATTCTTATAATATTTATAAAAATATGATAGATAGCGATGTTTCACGAGAGATAGCAAGGATAGGCTTGCCTTTAAGTTTATACACTGAATGGTATTGGCAAATTGACCTTAATAATTTATTTCGTTTTGTGAAGCTTAGAATATCATCACATGCACAAAAAGAAATCAGAGATTATGTGAATGTAATATTGGGTATTGTAGAATTGGTGGTGCCTTTGGCTACTAGTAGTTTTAGGAAACATATTTTGGAGGGCGTCATACTCTCAAGGGAAGAAGTAGCTGCTTTAAGGGAGGCTTTAGATTTATCTAGGCTGAATTTATCTGGTAGCGAGCTTAAGAGATTTAAAATAAAACTTAATTTATCATAA
- a CDS encoding S2/P23 family protein — MLKLIILLSLFAACNLANTDIFDTPDTMLPLQHNQVDFSDNVISQAGKDWQNINGLRNQPLTSKIYKQEEVRFDLLEGSTSKCLDLVCLYFWKKCEITWMKIKAKDIMNEDRKILLELKDKLRYSYSVSPIKYNDLYNSYVMPLILFESLDEKFEVKSFKLTEHANLDFNNKRVLGGFMQGIPEVEKSTEEGYKNIYPYGILNSISPTGGDELISAFATLYNDGSWTPMKAEITIKHDNKETTYNILLSSKLFNEFMKAVIAKHPGLTTANTKFRIPVN; from the coding sequence ATGCTTAAACTTATTATTTTATTGTCTTTGTTTGCAGCCTGTAATTTAGCAAATACTGATATTTTTGATACTCCTGATACAATGCTACCATTACAACATAACCAAGTTGACTTTAGTGACAATGTAATATCCCAGGCAGGCAAAGACTGGCAGAACATAAATGGATTAAGAAATCAACCACTTACATCCAAAATTTATAAACAAGAAGAGGTTCGATTTGATTTACTTGAAGGTAGCACATCAAAATGCTTAGATCTAGTGTGCTTATACTTTTGGAAAAAGTGTGAAATCACTTGGATGAAAATTAAAGCTAAGGATATTATGAATGAGGATAGAAAAATATTGCTTGAACTTAAAGACAAACTTAGATATTCATACTCCGTCTCACCTATTAAGTACAATGATTTATACAATAGCTACGTGATGCCTTTAATCTTATTTGAAAGCTTGGATGAGAAATTCGAGGTCAAATCATTTAAATTAACAGAACACGCTAACCTAGACTTTAATAATAAAAGAGTCTTGGGTGGTTTTATGCAAGGTATTCCTGAGGTAGAGAAATCTACTGAAGAAGGTTACAAGAATATATATCCTTATGGAATACTGAATTCAATATCACCAACTGGTGGGGATGAATTAATATCTGCTTTTGCTACTTTATATAACGATGGTAGCTGGACTCCCATGAAAGCAGAAATAACTATTAAACATGACAATAAAGAAACTACCTACAACATACTTTTAAGCAGTAAATTATTTAATGAATTTATGAAAGCCGTCATAGCAAAACATCCAGGCTTAACTACTGCTAATACTAAATTTAGAATCCCTGTTAATTAA
- a CDS encoding variable large family protein: MTCINIISILSVMMITGCNADSKAIGGTHPAFANCAKLVDVDLSKPAGNTPNKSHIPKDQVRLSATLAQATGKLNATDSAMKSCKDLKASIAFLGKSTPDDGNTYILSRFILSGNGALKGGYESASKISLKALQTIATIITSPESVVGLGADTLESPTTAQLAAAKIKTDAEKGSAESSCAKVAAVAGGIALLSLIKGGKLAASRSAGRSRNVQSNIAQVKKAGVNAFNKLLNAIKNQIKTALQKIKIVARY, encoded by the coding sequence ATGACATGTATCAACATAATAAGCATTCTATCAGTCATGATGATAACTGGTTGTAATGCAGATAGCAAAGCTATCGGAGGCACTCATCCAGCATTTGCTAATTGTGCAAAGCTGGTAGACGTCGATTTAAGTAAACCTGCGGGAAACACACCGAATAAAAGTCATATTCCCAAGGATCAGGTAAGATTGTCAGCAACCCTTGCACAAGCTACTGGAAAACTTAATGCAACAGATTCAGCTATGAAGTCTTGCAAAGACTTAAAGGCCAGCATAGCATTTCTAGGAAAGTCTACACCTGATGATGGGAATACATACATATTAAGCAGATTTATATTATCAGGCAATGGAGCACTAAAAGGTGGCTACGAATCAGCATCTAAAATATCCCTTAAAGCATTGCAGACAATAGCTACAATAATAACATCACCAGAGAGTGTCGTGGGTTTAGGAGCAGATACTCTAGAAAGCCCAACCACAGCACAGCTTGCAGCAGCCAAAATAAAAACAGACGCAGAAAAAGGCTCAGCAGAAAGTTCATGCGCAAAAGTAGCTGCAGTAGCTGGCGGAATAGCGCTACTCTCTTTAATTAAAGGAGGCAAACTGGCAGCATCTAGGTCAGCAGGAAGATCAAGAAATGTGCAATCAAACATAGCACAAGTCAAAAAAGCAGGAGTGAATGCTTTTAACAAATTGCTAAACGCAATAAAGAATCAAATCAAAACTGCTTTACAGAAAATCAAGATAGTAGCGAGATATTAA
- a CDS encoding BTA121 domain-containing protein surface lipoprotein: MNMNIFKILILSLVFLYFGCKRNKDNDLGIVDEFSNVMSFDVESNSNTDEDSNEERTLEGLIAEFDLSMEERGAVEFLRTAITNPSIAKDKVGIKTYTEEEFYEFLATLEVDKTREAIADIVITLKARDDARNAIYDLADDHPQRQNFESQLDEKEQQYLRELKIVCSSENGYDGAYLGLKANRDAFIFKSLKGQIDDSANAN; the protein is encoded by the coding sequence ATGAACATGAATATTTTTAAGATTTTAATCTTATCATTAGTGTTTTTATATTTTGGTTGTAAGCGTAACAAAGATAACGATCTAGGCATAGTTGATGAATTTAGTAATGTTATGAGCTTTGATGTTGAGTCTAATTCTAATACAGATGAGGATTCAAATGAGGAGCGTACACTTGAGGGTTTAATTGCAGAGTTTGATCTCTCTATGGAGGAGCGGGGAGCGGTTGAATTTTTAAGAACTGCAATAACAAATCCTAGTATTGCAAAAGATAAAGTGGGTATAAAGACTTACACTGAGGAAGAGTTTTATGAATTCTTGGCGACGCTGGAAGTTGATAAAACCAGAGAAGCAATTGCTGATATAGTTATAACTCTTAAGGCACGAGATGATGCAAGGAATGCTATATATGACCTTGCCGATGATCATCCGCAGAGACAAAATTTTGAAAGTCAACTTGATGAGAAAGAACAGCAGTACTTAAGGGAACTTAAAATTGTTTGTAGCAGTGAAAATGGTTATGATGGAGCATATTTAGGTCTTAAAGCTAATAGAGATGCATTTATATTTAAATCTCTTAAAGGCCAGATAGATGATTCTGCGAATGCAAATTAA
- a CDS encoding replication/maintenance protein RepL, which produces MLVKGDAKRSDFKFNILRESISNLEFFIHNIFLIMLALFLLGFNIVHAYYGLASYIGSNRSDIYFLLPFTISMILIPILTLLYFGSFLRTRGDRLRDNGSNFIIVLGQMLMPIFIFMVLLTHVLSSWASFESFFHMIFNNTIIEIKDRYHETEINTRELLNLRKNGIKSEIFLIDLKIEGNRQRIELARGQYLGLDQRQTHKQKLIDEINAAHLENKNLEELQNKCFNDLENLNMELARLSALRVANNDKLKGISVLTGMSDVVRRDGFYQIFFVYLLLFLSVCLNISLSMLFFRISGAYGQFHRQEFGRDKKNRRIDLTEIPERFCDLLEFVIKNLGKDNRTVKSIEALSKEANISYYTIREDLKKLIYIGFILKEKQRFVVNVDFVRELSKEILNNAFDNAEVMQYRRDLRQKYPAICTFGSTISD; this is translated from the coding sequence ATGCTAGTTAAAGGAGATGCAAAAAGAAGTGATTTCAAATTTAACATATTAAGAGAATCGATAAGTAATCTTGAATTTTTTATTCATAATATTTTTTTAATTATGTTAGCATTATTTTTGCTAGGTTTTAATATAGTACATGCTTATTATGGGCTTGCAAGTTATATTGGTAGCAATCGTTCTGATATATATTTTTTACTACCATTTACAATATCTATGATATTAATTCCAATTTTAACGTTATTATATTTTGGATCATTCTTGCGTACCCGTGGAGACCGGTTACGAGATAATGGTTCAAATTTTATTATTGTCTTGGGACAAATGTTAATGCCTATATTTATTTTCATGGTACTCTTAACGCATGTTTTAAGCTCATGGGCTAGTTTTGAGAGCTTCTTTCATATGATATTTAATAATACTATTATTGAGATTAAAGATCGTTATCATGAGACGGAGATAAACACTAGAGAATTATTAAATTTGCGAAAAAATGGAATCAAAAGTGAGATATTCCTTATTGATTTAAAGATTGAGGGTAATAGGCAGAGAATAGAACTTGCTAGGGGTCAATACTTAGGTTTGGATCAGAGACAAACTCATAAACAAAAATTAATCGATGAGATTAATGCTGCACATTTAGAGAATAAGAATTTAGAGGAATTGCAGAATAAATGCTTTAATGATTTAGAAAATTTAAATATGGAACTTGCTAGGTTATCTGCATTAAGAGTTGCTAATAATGATAAACTTAAGGGTATAAGTGTTCTTACTGGGATGTCTGATGTTGTTAGACGCGATGGGTTTTATCAAATATTTTTTGTTTATTTATTACTATTTCTATCCGTTTGTTTGAATATATCCTTAAGTATGCTGTTCTTTAGGATAAGTGGTGCCTACGGGCAGTTTCATAGGCAAGAATTTGGTAGGGATAAAAAAAATCGCAGAATTGATTTAACAGAAATACCCGAGAGGTTTTGTGATTTATTGGAGTTTGTTATTAAAAATTTGGGAAAAGATAATCGCACAGTGAAATCAATTGAAGCCTTAAGTAAAGAAGCCAATATATCTTATTATACAATAAGAGAAGATTTAAAAAAATTGATTTATATTGGTTTTATCTTAAAGGAAAAGCAAAGATTTGTGGTTAATGTTGACTTTGTAAGGGAGTTATCAAAAGAGATCTTAAACAATGCTTTTGATAATGCTGAGGTAATGCAGTATAGGAGAGACTTGCGACAAAAATATCCGGCTATTTGTACTTTTGGTTCTACAATTTCAGATTGA
- a CDS encoding variable large family protein — MRYVNIISILVIMMLFISCKQYDAGRDKALKVGGAGIEQIDGDVEAALGDFTKLVDEVLGKPADVNTKKSDISGFFKKLGEGLDQAIAVTDIEATKKSLEDLKGSLNSLSKATDGGDGKVGEVQIQNVGLGQGANPAATKEGLKGLKTIATAAGIIPDAGDVAVGSDNVVGAKALAEAGDAGVADTEKTLAILGSVTEEQILASIIVTGENDVPAVAMGGAVNLQGASSADAATTAVQFAVVGVSRDSVHGNPNVEIEAKVKDAKAASVAGGIALRSLIQGGKLSSAESAEEAVQKVGVEAANKLLVAIKDAIKTSITKILADAKTAV, encoded by the coding sequence TTGAGGTATGTAAATATAATAAGTATTTTAGTAATAATGATGCTTTTTATAAGTTGTAAGCAATATGATGCTGGGAGAGATAAAGCATTGAAAGTTGGAGGTGCAGGAATTGAGCAGATAGATGGTGATGTTGAGGCAGCACTTGGGGATTTTACAAAGCTAGTAGATGAGGTTTTAGGTAAACCGGCAGATGTAAACACGAAGAAGAGTGATATTTCTGGATTTTTTAAAAAATTAGGAGAAGGACTTGATCAAGCTATTGCGGTAACAGATATAGAAGCAACTAAGAAGTCCTTAGAAGACTTAAAGGGTAGCTTAAATTCTTTATCAAAGGCAACTGATGGGGGAGATGGAAAGGTAGGTGAAGTACAAATACAAAATGTTGGATTAGGTCAGGGAGCAAATCCGGCAGCAACAAAAGAAGGTCTTAAAGGCTTAAAGACAATAGCTACAGCAGCAGGAATAATACCAGATGCAGGCGATGTAGCAGTAGGCAGTGACAATGTAGTCGGAGCAAAAGCATTGGCGGAAGCAGGGGATGCTGGTGTGGCAGATACAGAAAAAACGTTAGCAATACTAGGATCTGTAACAGAGGAACAGATCCTAGCTTCCATAATAGTGACAGGTGAGAATGATGTACCGGCAGTTGCAATGGGCGGAGCAGTAAATTTGCAAGGAGCATCTTCAGCAGATGCAGCAACAACAGCGGTACAGTTTGCAGTGGTTGGAGTATCAAGAGACTCAGTACATGGAAACCCTAATGTCGAGATAGAAGCTAAAGTAAAAGATGCAAAAGCAGCATCTGTAGCAGGAGGGATAGCGTTGCGTTCTTTGATCCAAGGAGGCAAGCTATCATCAGCAGAATCAGCTGAAGAAGCGGTACAAAAAGTAGGAGTAGAGGCAGCAAATAAATTGCTGGTAGCAATAAAAGATGCAATAAAGACTTCAATCACAAAGATACTTGCAGATGCAAAGACAGCGGTTTAG
- a CDS encoding DUF777 family protein: MSQNYEVCRSLGSLSSDSLVLEDAKKYLRENLFICRIGIVKEFDSEKQEGIVEIPKYDGLRIVSRNISNLRLKLKEGDQVILLQSSINIFNEADNNYFDKHHFYILNAVTPECAGIKIDKFSITSKEFGVKTDKLNLNAENVSLEGKSVKAEAQSLIIEADSINFKGKVYINGKLFESHTHGAGSITYVNAVGSPTIATGTTSGVL; this comes from the coding sequence ATGAGTCAAAATTATGAGGTTTGCAGAAGTTTGGGTAGCCTAAGTAGCGATTCATTGGTATTAGAAGATGCTAAAAAATATTTGCGTGAGAATTTATTTATTTGTCGGATTGGCATTGTTAAGGAGTTTGATTCTGAGAAGCAAGAAGGCATTGTTGAAATCCCGAAGTATGATGGATTGCGTATTGTAAGTCGTAATATTTCAAATTTAAGACTCAAACTTAAAGAGGGCGATCAAGTTATATTGCTTCAAAGTAGCATTAATATTTTCAATGAAGCGGATAATAATTATTTTGATAAACATCATTTTTATATCCTAAATGCTGTAACTCCCGAGTGTGCGGGTATTAAAATAGATAAGTTTAGCATAACTTCCAAAGAATTTGGTGTTAAGACTGATAAGTTAAACTTAAATGCCGAAAATGTTAGTCTTGAGGGCAAGAGTGTGAAAGCTGAGGCGCAATCTTTAATCATTGAGGCGGATAGCATTAACTTTAAAGGAAAAGTATATATTAATGGTAAATTATTCGAAAGTCATACACATGGCGCTGGTAGCATAACTTATGTAAATGCTGTTGGTTCTCCTACTATTGCAACAGGTACTACCTCAGGTGTTTTGTAG
- a CDS encoding DUF693 family protein, with the protein MILFQYDFKIEFFTNHEKIVSRKPKMVIQTKGGAPLVNILIGNEYPFVSAMQCKKARLQLFNMPVNFNKSLKIGDVVKIYYKKFSYEKYPAYKFVMAGYLGAPIDFDFENGDFICEYDVYLLSRETFLNQKLTVRNFQGQSLEQAIKAVFKDKAVINIGREDKGRIIDERFYAETLKEFVEKLIGKYVHSVFVDIGNFSDGVDTRFVFVNFNGLSSLERVYKNLDDFALLFIPQKEVRVVDKYTFNFWNATILFTDKIKVGDGVQFMNRYGEIVKAVVQETGASLSNIGDCTLKLKLYDESNVVR; encoded by the coding sequence ATGATATTGTTTCAGTACGACTTTAAAATAGAGTTTTTCACCAATCATGAAAAAATTGTAAGTCGCAAACCCAAAATGGTAATACAGACAAAAGGCGGCGCGCCTCTTGTTAATATTTTAATTGGTAATGAATATCCCTTTGTAAGTGCAATGCAGTGCAAAAAAGCACGTCTGCAATTATTTAACATGCCCGTAAACTTTAATAAATCTTTAAAAATTGGAGATGTTGTTAAAATATATTATAAAAAGTTTTCTTATGAAAAGTACCCGGCTTATAAGTTTGTTATGGCTGGATATTTGGGTGCACCCATTGATTTTGATTTTGAAAATGGTGATTTTATTTGTGAGTATGATGTTTACCTGTTATCTCGAGAGACTTTTTTAAACCAAAAACTTACTGTTAGAAATTTTCAAGGGCAATCTTTAGAGCAAGCAATAAAAGCTGTATTTAAAGATAAGGCCGTTATTAATATTGGCAGAGAGGATAAGGGGCGCATAATAGATGAAAGGTTTTATGCAGAGACTTTGAAAGAATTTGTAGAAAAGCTTATAGGTAAATATGTGCATTCAGTATTTGTTGATATTGGGAATTTCTCAGATGGGGTTGATACTAGATTTGTTTTTGTTAATTTTAATGGTTTAAGCTCACTAGAAAGAGTATACAAAAATTTGGATGATTTTGCACTTTTATTTATTCCTCAAAAAGAAGTAAGGGTTGTAGATAAATATACTTTCAATTTTTGGAATGCAACAATTCTTTTTACAGACAAGATTAAGGTAGGGGATGGTGTTCAGTTTATGAATCGATATGGCGAGATTGTGAAGGCTGTCGTGCAGGAAACAGGTGCTAGTTTAAGCAATATAGGTGATTGCACACTTAAATTAAAGCTTTATGACGAATCTAATGTAGTAAGGTAG